A genomic window from Yoonia rosea includes:
- the pgi gene encoding glucose-6-phosphate isomerase → MWRKLKDHHEAVASRRIETMLDAARAADFVAQTGDMRLDYAKTNIDAEGRALLIALLDEAGVAEKRDAMFSGAPINETEGRAVLHTALRNLDGGPVMVDGQDVMPEVLDTLARMESFANDVRSGRFKGQGGKITDVINIGIGGSDLGPAMAAQALAPYHDGPRCHFVSNVDPADIAGVLRGCDPATTLVIVASKTFTTIETMTNARTAQAWMGQTVSDTGAQFAALSTAADKTAAFGIDPARVFGFADWVGGRYSMWGPIGLSLMIAVGPNAFRAFLRGAQSMDRHFQAAPWQENLPAMLALVGIWHNQICGHATRAVLPYDNLLARLPAYLQQLEMESNGKGVSMDGADLTIDSGPVVWGEPGTNGQHAFYQLIHQGTRVIPCEFLVAARGHEDDLHHQHQLLVANCLAQSEALMRGRTLDEARGKVADKFAGAELERQARHRVFKGNRPSVTIAYPQLTPEVLGQIVALYEHRVFVEGVVLGINSYDQWGVELGKELATALQPVVEGKESADGKDGSTAALVDFLQMHGVS, encoded by the coding sequence ATGTGGCGCAAACTGAAAGATCATCACGAGGCTGTCGCAAGCCGCCGGATCGAGACCATGCTGGACGCCGCCCGCGCTGCTGATTTTGTGGCGCAAACGGGTGACATGCGGCTGGACTACGCCAAGACGAATATCGACGCTGAAGGCCGCGCCTTGCTGATTGCGCTGCTGGATGAAGCGGGCGTTGCAGAAAAGCGTGACGCGATGTTTTCGGGCGCGCCGATCAATGAAACCGAAGGCCGTGCCGTGCTGCACACCGCTTTGCGCAATCTTGATGGCGGGCCCGTCATGGTGGACGGTCAGGATGTCATGCCAGAGGTTCTGGACACTTTGGCGCGCATGGAGAGCTTTGCCAATGATGTGCGGAGCGGCCGTTTCAAAGGGCAGGGCGGCAAGATCACCGATGTGATCAACATCGGCATTGGCGGGTCCGATTTGGGGCCTGCGATGGCGGCACAGGCGCTGGCCCCTTATCACGACGGTCCGCGCTGCCATTTTGTGAGCAACGTGGACCCTGCGGATATTGCAGGCGTGTTGCGCGGCTGTGATCCGGCGACAACTTTGGTAATTGTGGCCTCCAAGACCTTTACCACGATTGAAACCATGACCAACGCGCGGACGGCGCAAGCGTGGATGGGCCAAACCGTTTCAGATACAGGCGCACAGTTTGCGGCCCTTTCGACGGCAGCGGACAAAACAGCGGCCTTTGGTATTGATCCCGCGCGCGTCTTTGGCTTCGCCGACTGGGTCGGTGGCCGTTATTCCATGTGGGGTCCGATTGGCCTGTCCTTGATGATCGCTGTTGGCCCTAACGCATTCCGTGCCTTCCTGCGCGGCGCGCAATCCATGGACCGCCATTTCCAGGCCGCCCCCTGGCAAGAAAACCTGCCTGCGATGCTGGCGCTGGTGGGGATCTGGCACAACCAGATTTGCGGCCACGCGACACGCGCGGTTCTGCCTTATGATAACCTTCTGGCGCGTCTGCCTGCCTATTTGCAGCAGCTCGAGATGGAAAGTAACGGCAAGGGCGTCAGCATGGACGGTGCCGATCTGACCATCGATAGTGGCCCCGTGGTCTGGGGTGAGCCGGGTACGAATGGCCAGCACGCCTTTTATCAGTTGATCCACCAGGGCACTCGCGTGATCCCGTGTGAATTCCTTGTGGCGGCGCGCGGACATGAGGATGATTTGCACCATCAACACCAGCTTTTGGTCGCCAATTGTCTGGCCCAGTCCGAGGCATTGATGCGCGGGCGCACGCTGGATGAAGCCCGCGGCAAGGTGGCCGATAAATTCGCCGGTGCGGAACTCGAACGCCAGGCCCGCCACCGCGTGTTCAAGGGCAACCGCCCTTCCGTGACCATCGCCTATCCGCAGCTGACACCCGAGGTGCTGGGCCAGATCGTGGCGCTGTATGAGCACCGCGTGTTTGTCGAAGGGGTGGTGCTTGGCATCAATTCCTATGATCAATGGGGTGTGGAACTGGGCAAAGAGCTTGCCACTGCGCTGCAGCCTGTTGTCGAGGGCAAAGAGAGCGCGGATGGCAAGGATGGCTCAACTGCCGCACTTGTTGACTTTCTGCAGATGCATGGGGTGTCCTAG
- a CDS encoding HNH endonuclease, which yields MTQADFRTDFVREPGALKHYPALVLNADYRPLSYYPLSLWPWQEAVKAAWLDRVDIVSEYDEVVRSPSTIIRIPSVVVLKDYIKPQKQVAFTRFNLFLRDEFCCQYCGARGDLTFDHVVPRASGGITSWENVVAACSPCNLRKGSRSLKQCGMSLQKPPRRPVPEQLHNVGRKFPPNHLHESWLDFLYWDAELEA from the coding sequence ATGACGCAGGCCGACTTCAGAACTGACTTTGTGCGCGAACCGGGCGCACTCAAACACTATCCAGCGTTGGTTCTGAACGCAGATTATCGCCCTTTGTCATATTACCCGCTTTCACTGTGGCCCTGGCAGGAGGCGGTCAAGGCTGCCTGGCTCGACCGTGTGGATATTGTAAGCGAATATGACGAGGTGGTGCGCAGCCCGTCGACGATTATCAGAATCCCGTCGGTTGTTGTGCTCAAGGACTATATCAAGCCGCAGAAACAGGTGGCGTTTACCCGCTTCAACCTGTTCTTGCGCGATGAGTTTTGCTGCCAGTATTGCGGCGCGCGCGGTGATCTGACCTTTGACCATGTCGTTCCGCGTGCCAGTGGCGGGATTACAAGTTGGGAAAATGTTGTGGCGGCCTGTTCACCCTGCAACCTGCGCAAAGGATCACGTTCGCTCAAGCAATGCGGCATGAGCCTGCAAAAACCGCCGCGCCGTCCCGTGCCTGAGCAGTTGCACAATGTCGGGCGCAAATTTCCGCCCAATCATCTGCACGAAAGCTGGCTTGATTTCCTCTACTGGGATGCAGAACTCGAAGCGTAA
- the pgl gene encoding 6-phosphogluconolactonase has translation MKLVEYPDAEMMMMDLADKLASELSSALRANDTASLAVPGGTTPGPIFDSLCAVDLDWARVQVMLTDERWVPETSERSNTRLLRERLLTDRAAAATYLPLYADAPTPEEKLAELAASLSPALPLTVALLGMGADMHTASIFPGADQLDLALQGSDRLVAMRAPGAPEPRITLSATVLNAAMSRHIVIVGGEKRAALERARHLSPQEAPVAAVLNGATVHWAEA, from the coding sequence ATGAAGCTCGTTGAATATCCGGATGCGGAAATGATGATGATGGATCTGGCTGATAAACTGGCCAGTGAGCTGTCATCAGCCCTACGCGCGAATGATACCGCATCGCTCGCTGTGCCGGGCGGGACAACGCCGGGGCCAATCTTTGACAGCCTGTGTGCCGTTGATCTGGATTGGGCGCGTGTGCAGGTGATGTTGACCGATGAACGCTGGGTGCCGGAGACGTCCGAGCGGTCGAATACGCGGCTGTTGCGCGAGAGGTTGTTGACCGACCGCGCCGCTGCGGCGACCTATTTGCCGCTCTACGCCGATGCGCCGACACCGGAAGAAAAGCTCGCTGAACTCGCGGCTAGTCTTAGCCCCGCATTGCCACTCACGGTGGCACTCTTGGGGATGGGGGCGGATATGCACACAGCATCGATTTTTCCCGGTGCCGATCAGCTTGATCTGGCATTGCAAGGCAGTGATCGCTTGGTCGCCATGCGCGCGCCCGGTGCGCCAGAGCCGCGTATTACACTGTCTGCGACAGTCCTGAATGCCGCGATGAGCCGGCACATAGTGATTGTGGGGGGCGAAAAGCGCGCCGCACTGGAAAGAGCGCGGCATTTATCCCCGCAAGAGGCACCTGTGGCTGCTGTCTTGAACGGTGCAACAGTACACTGGGCGGAGGCGTAA
- a CDS encoding DUF4240 domain-containing protein: MRKSEIDSLGFESGRITGFIPRFRSIDDDWERYTDALVALAERGVVAQEKGQSLYGLYCQDLNEWLIELYFEQKRYDQIEAHCTPSGEVSFGPIGQGRLAVLERFLAIGEGARVRRIWRAHMGCLKATFWWYIAERNAQFRKSKNIGSSEQRQRCDYEKLISGIPDMKRELLDLMAAFRETATRTGASETELAGIDADIAAIEAEARPRPNRKADPRKMDEDLFWNLVEEGRTDQSIGERIETLPERLAAFKATAIRDFDKILRNLEARAYRWDLWALAYLLQGGCSDDAFADFRGWLILQGRDVFEATIADPDGFDVSLHQGVASGINGLHDAAPLAYEMRQGTAMKPVPLKLMNVAGPEIAEEDFASALPRIAGLMER; the protein is encoded by the coding sequence ATGCGAAAAAGCGAAATCGACTCGTTGGGTTTTGAAAGTGGCCGGATCACGGGGTTTATCCCGCGGTTTCGGTCCATTGATGATGATTGGGAACGCTATACCGATGCTTTGGTCGCGCTTGCCGAACGTGGTGTTGTGGCGCAAGAAAAAGGGCAATCCCTTTACGGGCTTTATTGCCAAGACCTCAATGAATGGCTGATTGAGCTTTATTTTGAACAGAAACGGTATGATCAGATCGAAGCGCATTGCACCCCGTCAGGTGAGGTTAGCTTTGGTCCGATAGGGCAAGGGCGCTTGGCGGTGCTTGAAAGGTTTCTCGCAATCGGCGAGGGGGCCCGGGTGCGACGTATTTGGCGGGCGCACATGGGGTGCCTCAAAGCCACATTTTGGTGGTATATCGCGGAACGAAATGCGCAGTTTCGGAAATCCAAAAATATCGGGTCATCCGAGCAACGCCAGCGCTGTGACTATGAAAAGCTGATCAGCGGTATTCCAGACATGAAGCGGGAATTATTGGACCTGATGGCCGCGTTTCGTGAAACAGCAACGAGAACGGGTGCGAGCGAAACGGAACTGGCAGGCATCGACGCGGACATTGCAGCAATCGAGGCCGAAGCCAGACCGCGCCCCAATCGCAAGGCCGATCCACGCAAAATGGATGAAGACCTGTTTTGGAACCTTGTCGAAGAGGGCCGAACAGATCAATCCATCGGCGAACGCATCGAAACGCTTCCAGAAAGACTGGCGGCATTCAAAGCGACAGCCATCCGCGATTTTGATAAAATCCTACGTAATCTTGAGGCCCGCGCCTATCGCTGGGACCTGTGGGCGCTTGCCTATCTGCTGCAGGGCGGTTGTTCAGATGACGCCTTTGCGGACTTTCGCGGCTGGTTGATCCTGCAAGGACGCGACGTATTTGAAGCCACGATCGCAGACCCTGACGGTTTTGATGTGTCCTTACATCAAGGGGTGGCCTCGGGGATCAACGGACTGCACGACGCGGCACCCTTGGCCTATGAAATGCGGCAGGGGACGGCGATGAAACCCGTGCCGCTGAAGTTGATGAACGTCGCGGGTCCAGAAATTGCCGAAGAAGATTTCGCATCGGCTTTGCCACGGATCGCGGGCCTGATGGAGCGGTAA
- a CDS encoding GGDEF domain-containing protein, whose product MHSPIVSLLGPKDRLGWVLRYSVLALGVVGTVFAHDVLTDHAFHGVMGQYLGTMVMIGLPLYAVATGIMTDMGRLRVQLIKASETDQMTGLLQRQAFLRHTERKLVQTGVLMMLDIDGLGQINAKHDHHAGDLCLMALAIRLREMTQTTDVVGRIDGATIAVYLPGTPLDAGREIAERLAQGLLVTTGQTRFEVTVSVGVVLADGQTTLSKLMQRAEAALLRAKMQGRAQVMLSEDAMAA is encoded by the coding sequence ATGCACAGTCCTATCGTTTCACTACTGGGTCCCAAGGACCGGCTGGGCTGGGTGCTGCGGTACAGTGTTCTGGCGCTGGGCGTTGTTGGGACAGTCTTTGCGCATGATGTGCTGACCGATCATGCGTTTCACGGTGTCATGGGACAATACCTTGGTACGATGGTGATGATTGGCCTGCCGCTCTATGCTGTCGCGACGGGCATCATGACAGATATGGGCCGTTTGCGCGTTCAATTGATCAAGGCGAGTGAAACCGATCAGATGACTGGCTTGCTCCAACGGCAAGCGTTCTTGCGGCACACAGAACGTAAACTGGTACAGACCGGCGTACTGATGATGCTCGATATTGATGGCTTGGGACAAATCAATGCGAAACATGATCATCACGCGGGCGATCTGTGCCTGATGGCGCTCGCCATCCGCCTGCGTGAGATGACGCAGACCACAGATGTGGTCGGGCGGATCGATGGCGCAACCATTGCCGTCTATTTGCCGGGCACGCCCCTGGACGCGGGACGCGAGATTGCTGAACGGCTGGCCCAAGGTTTGCTGGTGACAACCGGTCAGACGCGGTTCGAAGTCACCGTTTCTGTTGGGGTCGTTCTGGCTGATGGTCAAACCACGCTGAGCAAGCTGATGCAGCGCGCCGAGGCGGCTTTGCTGCGGGCCAAAATGCAGGGCCGTGCGCAGGTGATGCTGTCAGAGGATGCCATGGCCGCATAA
- the zwf gene encoding glucose-6-phosphate dehydrogenase, with protein sequence MVSRVIPVDEFDLVIFGGTGDLARRKILPGLFRRFLSGQMPAGSRIIGAARSELDGDGYREMIAEAVAEFGGEEASNKKGLEAFLKQLEYVAIDARGEGGWADLAAIVRQDVVQAFYFSVAPSLFGDLAERLHTNKIANAQSRIVVEKPFGRDLETARELNQTLAAHFDESQIYRIDHYLGKETVQNLMAVRFGNVLFEPLWNNHYVDHIQITVAETVGVGGRGAYYDKSGAMRDMVQNHLMQLLCLIAMEPPGQFEADAVRDEKLKVIRALQSIDHHHIVRGQYDAGPDGPSYREDAENPRSFTESFIAMRCHIANWRWAGVPFYLRTGKRMKARSSEIAVVFKDLGHTIFEGDEARHRNILAIRLQPNEGIDLQVTIKEPGPGGMRLIDVPLDMTFADALGDGAEDVTDAYERLIMDVIRGNQTLFMRGDEVEAAWAWTDPLINSWEARNDVPKHYDAGSAGPEDAMMLLHRDGRKWREIKG encoded by the coding sequence GTGGTCTCTCGCGTCATTCCTGTCGATGAATTCGATCTCGTGATTTTTGGCGGCACCGGCGATCTGGCCCGGCGCAAGATCTTGCCCGGTCTTTTCCGGCGCTTTCTCTCGGGGCAAATGCCTGCTGGTTCACGGATCATCGGTGCTGCGCGGTCTGAATTGGACGGCGATGGCTATCGCGAGATGATCGCTGAGGCAGTCGCTGAATTTGGTGGCGAAGAAGCTAGTAATAAGAAAGGCTTGGAGGCCTTTCTTAAACAACTTGAATATGTTGCGATTGACGCGCGCGGTGAGGGCGGATGGGCCGATCTGGCCGCGATTGTCCGCCAAGACGTGGTGCAGGCGTTCTACTTTTCGGTCGCACCGTCTCTGTTTGGTGATTTGGCGGAACGGCTGCACACCAACAAGATTGCCAATGCGCAAAGCCGCATCGTGGTGGAAAAGCCCTTTGGCCGCGATCTTGAGACAGCGCGCGAATTGAACCAGACGCTGGCGGCGCATTTCGACGAAAGCCAGATTTACCGGATCGACCACTATCTGGGCAAAGAGACGGTGCAGAACCTGATGGCAGTGCGCTTTGGCAACGTGCTGTTCGAGCCGCTTTGGAACAACCACTACGTCGATCACATCCAGATCACCGTGGCCGAGACCGTCGGTGTCGGCGGGCGCGGGGCCTATTATGACAAATCCGGTGCGATGCGCGACATGGTCCAAAACCACCTGATGCAGCTGTTGTGCCTGATTGCGATGGAGCCTCCTGGCCAGTTCGAGGCTGATGCAGTCCGCGACGAAAAACTGAAGGTTATCAGGGCACTACAGTCCATAGATCATCATCATATTGTACGTGGCCAGTATGATGCAGGCCCTGACGGCCCCAGCTATCGCGAAGACGCGGAAAACCCCCGCAGCTTTACCGAAAGCTTTATCGCCATGCGCTGTCACATCGCCAACTGGCGGTGGGCGGGTGTGCCGTTCTATCTGCGCACCGGCAAGCGCATGAAGGCGCGGTCGTCCGAGATTGCTGTCGTTTTCAAAGACCTCGGTCATACGATATTTGAGGGTGATGAGGCCCGTCACCGCAATATTCTGGCGATCCGCTTGCAACCCAACGAAGGTATTGATTTGCAGGTGACGATCAAGGAACCGGGGCCGGGGGGCATGCGCCTGATTGATGTGCCGCTGGACATGACCTTTGCGGATGCCTTGGGCGACGGGGCCGAGGATGTGACGGACGCCTATGAGCGCCTGATCATGGATGTGATCCGTGGCAACCAGACGCTCTTTATGCGCGGTGACGAGGTTGAGGCGGCCTGGGCCTGGACCGATCCGCTGATCAATAGCTGGGAAGCACGTAACGACGTGCCCAAGCATTATGACGCAGGCTCTGCGGGGCCGGAGGATGCGATGATGTTGTTGCACCGTGATGGCCGGAAATGGCGTGAAATCAAGGGCTAA
- a CDS encoding prepilin peptidase produces the protein MIVEMIPYAVAAIIVVAMLLEIRTGRIPNWLTALPFVLFAVLLVVAEDRTPFYWQMGLALGVFLFGLVMFAIGGSGAGAVKLMAGVALFVPVSNAGYAALIFLVVFFVSAFVFVQLRKIFGSENSKWHLMANAVLPLSFSIGVAGLSGMFLL, from the coding sequence ATGATCGTTGAAATGATCCCCTACGCTGTCGCGGCCATTATCGTTGTCGCGATGTTGCTGGAAATCAGAACAGGGCGCATCCCGAACTGGCTGACGGCGTTGCCGTTTGTTCTGTTTGCGGTGTTGCTGGTTGTGGCCGAGGACCGCACACCGTTTTACTGGCAAATGGGTCTGGCATTGGGCGTCTTCCTCTTCGGGCTTGTCATGTTCGCTATTGGCGGATCAGGGGCGGGGGCGGTCAAGCTGATGGCTGGTGTCGCGCTTTTTGTGCCAGTGTCGAACGCGGGCTATGCCGCCCTGATCTTCTTGGTGGTTTTCTTTGTCAGCGCGTTCGTTTTTGTCCAGTTGCGCAAGATCTTCGGCTCTGAAAACAGCAAGTGGCACCTGATGGCAAATGCGGTGCTGCCGCTGAGTTTTTCGATCGGAGTGGCGGGACTTTCAGGGATGTTTCTGCTCTAG